One window of the Penaeus vannamei isolate JL-2024 chromosome 31, ASM4276789v1, whole genome shotgun sequence genome contains the following:
- the LOC113811460 gene encoding peptidylprolyl isomerase domain and WD repeat-containing protein 1 has protein sequence MSGEESKRKHEEEEEEEDDDDGWVGPRPEEAAAEPKVKKIKVLEHEAMYLDNLPCAEYYEKSYMHRDTVTHVVVTKTDFIVTGSCDGHIKFWKKQEEGVEFVKHFRAHMGNVQHLAVNTSGTRLVSISKDKTLKVFDVENFDMINMIKLSFVPNTCEWIHPSSDPLHTLAVSDSESPKIYIFDGHGNNEPLHILESIHTKPVTLMKYNQIYDVVISADEIGMIEYWCGAKKEFQTPDNVAFESKLDTDLFEFVKNNTFPRCMTVSPQGHQFATIGADKKVRVFKFLTGKLTRVFDESLQHYTELQQRKQQIPNMEFGRRLAVERDVEKGGALSVCNLVYDESGYFILYATMLGVKVVNLYNNRLVRTIGKPENLRLLNLALFQGKAKKNKGALTMEMEASDNPALEAVQADPTLVATAFRKNRFYLFTRRDATDTKSVDTDRDVFNEKPSKEDIIAATEQGGGQRLYETAVIHTSLGDISLKLFPKECPKTVENFCVHAKNGYYNGHIFHRVIKQFMIQTGDPLGTGVGGESIWGGEFEDEFHPSLRHDRPYTLSMANAGPNTNGSQFFVTVVPTPWLDNKHTVFGRVNRGMEVVQNISNVKCNPKTDKPYDDITIISITVK, from the exons ATGAGTGGAGAGGAAAGCAAGCGCAagcatgaggaggaagaggaggaggaggacgatgatgatgggtGGGTTGGACCTCGCCCAGAAGAGGCAGCAGCGGAGCCCAAAGTCAAGAAGAtcaaag TTTTGGAGCATGAGGCCATGTACCTAGATAATCTCCCCTGTGCTGAGTATTACGAAAAAAGTTACATGCATCGAGATACGGTGACACATGTTGTTGTGACCAA gACAGACTTCATTGTCACTGGAAGTTGTGATGGTCATATCAAGTTTTGGAAAAAGCAAGAGGAAGGCGTGGAATTTGTGAAACATTTCCGTGCCCACATGGGGAATGTGCAGCATCTGGCAGTCAATACGTCAGGCACTAGGCTTGTGTCCATTTCAAAGGATAAGACTCTGAAAGTTTTCGATGTAGAGAATTTTG ATATGATCAACATGATCAAATTGAGTTTTGTGCCCAACACTTGCGAGTGGATCCATCCTTCATCTGACCCGCTACACACATTAGCTGTTTCGGATAGTGAGAGCCCCAAGATTTACATTTTTGATGGCCATGGAAATAATGAGCCTCTTCATATTCTCGAATCCATCCACACAAAACCTGTGACATTAATGAAG TATAATCAGATTTATGATGTGGTTATCTCAGCCGATGAAATAGGCATGATTGAGTACTGGTGCGGTGCAAAGAAGGAATTCCAGACACCAGATAATGTTGCATTTGAATCAAAACTGGACACAGACCTCTTTGAGTTTGTGAAGAATAACACTTTTCCACGGTGTATGACAGTCTCACCTCAGGGTCATCAGTTTGCAACAATTGGAGCAGATAAAAAA GTTCGAGTGTTCAAATTTTTGACTGGGAAACTTACTCGAGTCTTTGATGAGAGCCTGCAACACTATACTGAACtgcaacagagaaaacaacaaataCCAAATATGGAGTTTGGTAGAAG GCTTGCTGTGGAACGTGATGTTGAAAAAGGCGGTGCACTTAGTGTTTGCAATTTAGTGTATGATGAAAGTGGTTACTTTATACTGTATGCTACTATGCTTGGAGTGAAAGTTGTCAACCTATACAATAACAGGCTAGTAAGAACAATAGGCAAACCGGAGAACTTAAGACTGCTTAACCTTGCTCTTTTCCAG GGAAAAGCCAAAAAGAACAAGGGTGCTTTGACAATGGAGATGGAGGCATCAGATAACCCTGCCCTTGAGGCTGTTCAGGCAGATCCCACTCTGGTAGCAACAGCTTTCCGTAAAAATCGTTTCTACCTGTTTACCCGGCGAGATGCTACAGATACTAAGAGTGTTGATACAGACAGAGATGTGTTTAATGAAAAACCATCTAAGGAAGATATCATTGCTGCAACTGAACAAGGCG GAGGCCAGAGACTTTATGAAACTGCTGTGATCCATACATCACTTGGAGACATCTCACTCAAACTCTTCCCCAAGGAATGCCCCAAAACAGTGGAAAACTTTTGTGTTCATGCCAAAAATGGATATTATAATGGACACATCTTTCATCGTGTTATAAAACAGTTCATGATCCAGACTGGAGACCCTCTAG GTACAGGAGTTGGTGGAGAGAGCATCTGGGGAGGGGAATTTGAAGATGAATTTCACCCATCTCTTCGCCATGATCGACCCTATACACTTAGTATGGCCAATGCTGGCCCAAATACAAATGGATCACAGTTCTTTGTTACTGTTGTTCCTACA ccTTGGCTTGATAACAAACATACTGTGTTTGGCCGAGTAAATCGTGGAATGGAAGTTGTTCAGAACATCTCAAATGTGAAGTGCAACCCTAAGACAGACAAGCCATATGATGACATAACTATCATCTCAATAACTGTGAAGTAA
- the mRpS9 gene encoding small ribosomal subunit protein uS9m: protein MIIRQLLRSPGVVLQGPSKTPLSVIPWIQGKCWNSNIAETPRPESSEAAVAAGQLDAGKSTAKLSKAMKAYIERAKSHDAFMFEQISEYEIGRRHLANMMGEDPETFTQEDIDNAIAYLLPSGLFEPKARPLMKHPTEVFPKRKAAEFDESGRPFHTLFYTGRPAYYQVLHDITTHVQNLDRFADRMVRYSISKDKERTLNLGSSIWVSKEQLESIIVESIQDRHYDFFIKSMNRLADHPYSYRVEEFILKFRKSISSSSQQEIPKLLFTTEGVPYMNASGSRKTAKADVTVYGRGTGKITINGQDILYFKNPQEREQVVFPLQFTEMLGTVDVDAEVKEGGSSGQAGAVRHGIALALRSFVDKEMAEKMRLAGLLTCDPRRRERKKPGQKGARAKFTWKKR from the exons ATGATAATTAGACAACTGCTCCGATCTCCAGGAGTGGTATTACAAGGACCTTCGAAGACACCTTTGTCAGTGATACCATGGATTcag GGAAAGTGTTGGAACAGCAATATTGCAGAGACTCCTAGACCTGAGTCAAGtgaagcagcagtagcagcaggacAGCTGGATGCAGGAAAATCAACGGCTAAACTAAGCAAGGCCATGAAAGCCTATATTGAAAGAGCAAAATCTCACG ATGCATTCATGTTTGAGCAAATTAGTGAGTACGAGATTGGAAGACGACACCTGGCCAATATGATGGGGGAAGATCCTGAAACGTTCACTCAAGAGGATATTGAT AATGCTATTGCATACTTGTTGCCATCGGGATTGTTTGAGCCTAAAGCACGACCATTGATGAAACACCCAACAGAAGTCTTTCCAAAAAGGAAAGCAGCCGAATTTGATGAGTCAGGTCGTCCTTTCCACACACTTTTCTACACAGGGCGTCCCGCATACTATCAGGTCCTACAT GATATAACCACTCATGTCCAGAATCTAGATCGCTTCGCTGATAGAATGGTGAGGTACAGCATCagcaaggataaagagagaactcT GAACTTGGGAAGCAGCATATGGGTGAGCAAGGAGCAACTTGAATCCATTATAGTGGAAAGTATCCAAGATAGGCAT TACGACTTCTTCATTAAATCAATGAATCGACTGGCTGATCATCCCTATTCATACCGGGTAGAAGAATTCATCTTGAAGTTCCGTAAAagtatatcttcttcttcacagCAAGAGATTCCAAAG TTGCTATTTACAACAGAAGGTGTACCATACATGAATGCTTCTGGGAGCAGGAAAACAGCAAAAGCAGATGTGACTGTTTATGGCAGGGGCACTGGTAAAATCACGATAAATGGTCAAGACATCCTCTACTTTAAGAATCCTCAAGAAAGAGAACAA GTGGTTTTTCCTCTGCAATTTACTGAAATGCTCGGAACAGTAGATGTGGATGCTGaagtgaaggagggtgggagttCTGGCCAAGCTGGAGCAGTAAGACATGGAATTGCTTTAGCTCTGCGATCATTTGTTGACAAAGAGATGGCTGAGAAAATGAGATTAG CTGGCCTTCTCACATGTGAcccaagaaggagagaaaggaagaagccaGGACAGAAAGGAGCAAGAGCCAAGTTCACGTGGAAAAAGAGGTAG